One region of Thermus filiformis genomic DNA includes:
- a CDS encoding N-acetylmuramic acid 6-phosphate etherase, producing the protein MEAQFRALSALKAALPALERAALEAADRLRKGGHLVYGGAGTSGRMGVLDGVELEPTFGFSRVRFLLAGGKEALWRAVEGAEDRLEEGLALGGSLGEEDVLVAVAASGRTPFTLGLLRGAKARGALTVALANNPGTPLLEEAHHPVLLETGPEVIAGSTRLGAGTAQKAALNLFSTLVMVRLGRVYGNRMARMRVQNEKLLQRGAGMVEEMAGVDRAQALALLRSFPDPAVAALVALGVPSEKAEALLEEKGVRGALEEVRG; encoded by the coding sequence TTGGAGGCCCAGTTCCGGGCCCTCTCCGCCCTGAAGGCGGCCCTTCCTGCCCTGGAGCGGGCGGCCCTCGAGGCGGCGGACCGGCTCCGAAAAGGGGGCCACCTGGTCTACGGGGGGGCGGGGACGAGCGGCCGGATGGGGGTCCTGGACGGGGTGGAGCTGGAGCCCACCTTCGGCTTCTCCCGGGTGCGCTTCCTCCTGGCGGGGGGGAAGGAGGCCCTGTGGCGGGCGGTGGAGGGGGCGGAGGACCGCCTCGAGGAGGGCCTGGCCCTGGGCGGAAGCCTGGGGGAGGAGGACGTGCTTGTGGCCGTGGCCGCAAGCGGCCGCACTCCCTTCACCCTGGGCCTCCTCCGGGGGGCCAAGGCCCGGGGGGCCCTGACCGTGGCCCTGGCCAACAACCCCGGCACCCCCCTCCTTGAGGAAGCCCACCACCCCGTCCTCCTGGAGACCGGCCCGGAGGTGATCGCCGGTAGCACCCGCCTGGGGGCGGGTACCGCCCAGAAGGCGGCTTTGAACCTCTTTTCCACCCTGGTGATGGTTCGGCTGGGCCGGGTCTACGGCAACCGCATGGCCCGGATGCGGGTGCAGAACGAGAAGCTCCTCCAAAGGGGCGCGGGGATGGTGGAGGAGATGGCCGGGGTGGACCGGGCGCAGGCCCTCGCCCTCCTCCGCTCCTTCCCCGACCCCGCCGTGGCCGCCCTGGTGGCCCTGGGGGTGCCCTCGGAAAAGGCGGAGGCCCTCCTGGAGGAGAAGGGGGTGAGGGGGGCCTTGGAGGAGGTCAGGGGGTGA
- a CDS encoding glycoside hydrolase family 3 N-terminal domain-containing protein has protein sequence MRGLALLLGLGVAVAQAGAFMVVSFRGEEVPVDLLKRVRPAGVILYPGNLRKDPEGLVRRLRALDPNLLLLVDQEGGPFTSYREGVVRFPSAMALSASGDEGLVERVGWALGCQVRRLGADVNLAPVLDVNVNPDNPIIGIRSFGADPKRVARMGLAFARGVLRSGATPVGKHFPGHGDTGVDSHLDLPRVDKPLKALEEVELYPFRRFVEAGMPALMTAHILFPALDPQNPATLSPRILGGLLRQKMGFRGAVLTDDMAMGAIRRHFGAGEAAVRAVAAGADLVLLEPGEEAILEVHRRLGQALGREIPLERVQEARSRARALRARPGECPFGPKEEEALALEAARKGVVHLFGPLPIPGEGTLVLGLRLGDRYGAEPTLADLAPRYLLGSRGLNLEEDPSREEVARAVEAARGAERVVVSTHRWLGGLKEGQKALWAELFRLGKPLYFVALGNPDDLRFLPGRPTGYLATHGARAVQVRAALEALAGAYTPQGEWVYGGEP, from the coding sequence GTGAGGGGCTTGGCGCTTCTTTTAGGTCTGGGGGTGGCGGTGGCCCAGGCGGGGGCCTTCATGGTAGTGAGCTTCAGGGGGGAGGAGGTCCCCGTGGACCTCCTCAAGCGGGTCCGCCCCGCCGGGGTCATCCTCTACCCGGGGAACCTGCGCAAGGACCCGGAGGGGCTGGTGCGCCGCCTGCGGGCTTTGGACCCTAACCTCCTCCTCCTGGTGGACCAGGAGGGGGGGCCTTTCACCTCCTACCGGGAGGGGGTGGTGCGCTTCCCCTCGGCCATGGCCCTCTCCGCGAGCGGGGACGAGGGCCTGGTGGAGCGGGTGGGGTGGGCCCTGGGTTGCCAGGTGCGCCGCCTGGGGGCGGACGTGAACCTGGCCCCGGTGCTGGACGTGAACGTCAACCCCGACAACCCCATCATCGGCATCCGGTCCTTCGGGGCCGATCCGAAGCGGGTGGCCCGGATGGGCCTGGCCTTCGCCCGGGGCGTGCTCCGCTCCGGGGCCACCCCGGTGGGCAAGCACTTCCCAGGTCACGGGGACACCGGGGTGGACTCCCACCTGGACCTCCCCCGGGTGGACAAGCCCCTAAAGGCCCTGGAGGAGGTGGAGCTCTACCCCTTCCGCCGCTTCGTGGAGGCGGGGATGCCCGCCCTCATGACCGCCCACATCCTCTTTCCCGCCCTGGACCCCCAAAACCCCGCCACCCTCTCCCCCCGCATCCTGGGCGGCCTCCTGCGCCAAAAGATGGGGTTTAGGGGGGCGGTCCTCACCGACGACATGGCCATGGGGGCGATCCGCCGCCACTTCGGGGCGGGGGAGGCCGCGGTGCGGGCGGTGGCGGCGGGGGCGGACCTCGTCCTCCTCGAGCCGGGAGAGGAGGCGATCCTGGAGGTCCACCGCCGCCTGGGCCAGGCCCTGGGCCGCGAGATCCCCCTGGAAAGGGTCCAGGAGGCCCGGAGCCGGGCGCGGGCCCTCCGGGCCCGGCCGGGGGAGTGCCCCTTTGGGCCCAAGGAGGAGGAGGCTTTGGCCCTGGAGGCCGCCCGCAAGGGGGTGGTCCACCTCTTCGGCCCCCTGCCCATCCCAGGGGAGGGGACTTTGGTCCTGGGCCTCCGCCTGGGCGACCGGTACGGGGCGGAGCCCACCCTGGCCGACCTCGCCCCCCGGTACCTCCTGGGAAGCCGGGGGCTGAACCTGGAGGAGGACCCCTCGAGGGAGGAGGTGGCCCGGGCGGTGGAGGCGGCCCGGGGAGCCGAACGGGTGGTGGTCTCCACCCACCGCTGGCTGGGCGGGCTCAAGGAGGGGCAGAAGGCCCTCTGGGCCGAGCTCTTCCGCCTGGGCAAGCCCCTGTACTTCGTGGCCCTGGGCAACCCCGACGACCTGCGCTTCCTCCCGGGAAGGCCCACGGGCTACCTGGCCACACACGGCGCCCGCGCGGTCCAGGTGCGGGCCGCGTTGGAGGCCCTGGCGGGGGCCTACACCCCGCAGGGAGAGTGGGTATACGGAGGTGAACCATGA
- a CDS encoding ABC transporter substrate-binding protein, translated as MKKGAVWLSVLLGLAFAQKLVLASWGSQEEIQAYQQVLKAFQDKNPGIQVEYVNIPSNEYLAKITAMIAAGTPPDVFFLNNIDFPGMVSRGVLRPLDPFIKRDRYPIGDIYPGILKAFQWEGAQYALPRDVSNLVVFYNRSLLRKAGLPDPKPDWTWDDFLRYAKALTVEKDGRRVQWGVSFQTYYLFWEPWVWSAGGSFYSADHSRFLLNSPQSLEGLQFYLDLRYRHHVAPTPEEAQDRGAFTMFLNGQTGMIVDGRWRVPTLKARAKFDFDVVPFPRGKAGSIVDIDGSGWVMAAGTKNPEAAWKLLAFLAGPEASAIFTRTGLIIPARGVDVRDVGRSLQSLKDFFVPPPPKNQQYFLTVNATARPTETFERWGEALQLINKALEPVWMGKAELKPALDGVAPQVQKILDEVQAQRKKR; from the coding sequence ATGAAAAAAGGAGCGGTTTGGCTTTCGGTGCTCTTGGGCCTGGCCTTCGCCCAGAAGCTGGTCCTGGCCAGCTGGGGAAGCCAGGAGGAGATCCAGGCCTACCAGCAGGTTCTAAAAGCCTTCCAGGATAAAAACCCCGGGATCCAGGTGGAGTACGTCAACATCCCCTCCAACGAGTACCTGGCCAAGATCACGGCCATGATCGCCGCCGGGACCCCTCCAGACGTCTTCTTCCTCAACAACATAGACTTCCCGGGGATGGTTTCCCGCGGGGTCCTGCGGCCTTTGGACCCCTTCATCAAGCGGGACCGCTACCCTATAGGCGACATCTACCCGGGCATCCTCAAGGCCTTCCAGTGGGAGGGGGCGCAGTACGCCCTGCCCCGGGACGTTTCCAACCTGGTGGTCTTCTACAACCGGAGCCTCCTGCGCAAGGCGGGCCTGCCCGACCCCAAGCCCGACTGGACCTGGGACGACTTCCTCCGCTACGCCAAGGCCCTCACCGTGGAGAAGGACGGCCGCCGGGTCCAGTGGGGGGTCTCCTTCCAGACCTACTACCTCTTCTGGGAGCCCTGGGTCTGGTCCGCCGGCGGAAGCTTCTACAGCGCGGACCACAGCCGCTTCCTCCTCAATAGCCCGCAGTCTTTGGAGGGCCTTCAGTTCTACCTGGACCTCCGCTACCGCCACCACGTGGCCCCCACCCCTGAGGAGGCCCAGGACCGGGGGGCCTTCACTATGTTCCTGAACGGCCAGACGGGGATGATCGTGGACGGGAGGTGGCGGGTGCCCACCCTGAAGGCTCGGGCCAAGTTTGACTTTGACGTGGTCCCCTTCCCCAGGGGCAAGGCGGGGAGCATCGTGGACATAGACGGCTCCGGCTGGGTGATGGCCGCTGGGACTAAGAACCCCGAGGCGGCCTGGAAGCTCCTCGCCTTCCTGGCGGGTCCCGAGGCCTCGGCCATCTTCACCCGCACGGGCCTCATCATCCCCGCCCGGGGGGTGGACGTGCGGGACGTGGGCCGGAGCCTCCAGTCCCTCAAGGACTTCTTCGTCCCCCCGCCTCCCAAGAACCAGCAGTACTTCCTTACGGTGAACGCCACCGCCCGGCCCACCGAGACCTTTGAGCGTTGGGGCGAGGCCCTCCAGCTCATCAACAAGGCCCTCGAGCCCGTCTGGATGGGGAAGGCGGAGCTCAAGCCCGCCCTGGACGGGGTGGCCCCCCAGGTCCAGAAGATCCTGGACGAGGTCCAGGCCCAGCGGAAGAAGCGCTAG
- a CDS encoding carbohydrate ABC transporter permease gives MRAYYRFPLLFLLPSLAGFLAFNLGPILLSLLLSFVSYDGLRPLSLETLREGWVGLENYRRLWEDPVFHKAFRNTLFYVGVAVPLEILLALLLALGLNRPWPGVRIVRTLYLLPAVTSVVAVGLLWRWVLNPTVGPVNLALRAVGGWLEALWRGVGLEAPGWVVWLATQGPGWLSDPAWAMWGVILASVWAGVGLRMLIFLAGLQSINREYLEAASLDGANAFQRFFYVTLPLLSPTVFLNVLLAMIGAFQVFGLVYTMTGGGPLDSTNVLMLYLYQKAFGVFPFEMGYASAIAWVLFLILFALTYLQWVLRRRWVLEEA, from the coding sequence TTGCGCGCCTACTACCGCTTTCCCCTCCTCTTCCTCCTGCCTTCGCTGGCGGGCTTCCTGGCCTTCAACCTGGGGCCCATCCTCCTCAGCCTCCTCCTCTCCTTCGTCTCCTACGACGGTCTGAGGCCCCTGAGCCTGGAGACCCTCCGGGAGGGCTGGGTGGGCCTGGAGAACTACCGGAGGCTCTGGGAGGACCCGGTCTTCCACAAGGCCTTCCGCAACACCCTCTTCTACGTGGGGGTGGCCGTGCCCCTGGAGATCCTCCTGGCCCTCCTCCTGGCCCTGGGCCTGAACCGGCCCTGGCCGGGGGTGCGGATCGTGCGCACCCTCTACCTCCTGCCCGCGGTGACCAGCGTGGTGGCGGTGGGCCTTCTTTGGCGGTGGGTCCTCAACCCCACCGTGGGCCCGGTGAACCTGGCCCTGCGCGCCGTGGGTGGGTGGTTGGAGGCCCTGTGGCGGGGGGTGGGCCTCGAGGCCCCGGGGTGGGTGGTCTGGCTCGCCACCCAGGGCCCGGGGTGGCTCTCCGATCCGGCCTGGGCCATGTGGGGCGTGATCCTGGCCTCGGTCTGGGCGGGGGTGGGCCTCCGCATGCTCATCTTTCTGGCGGGCCTCCAGTCCATCAACCGGGAGTACCTGGAGGCGGCCAGCCTGGACGGGGCCAACGCTTTCCAGCGGTTTTTTTACGTGACCCTGCCCCTCCTCTCGCCCACCGTTTTTCTGAACGTCCTTCTGGCCATGATCGGGGCCTTCCAGGTCTTTGGCCTGGTCTACACCATGACGGGCGGGGGCCCCTTGGACAGCACCAACGTCTTGATGCTTTACCTCTACCAGAAGGCCTTCGGCGTCTTCCCCTTTGAGATGGGGTACGCCTCCGCCATCGCCTGGGTCCTCTTCCTCATCCTCTTCGCCCTCACCTACCTGCAGTGGGTTCTGAGGCGGCGGTGGGTGCTGGAGGAGGCGTGA
- a CDS encoding carbohydrate ABC transporter permease translates to MRLLGKLWDGLVYLLLWAGGLTMLVPFFWMVATSLKAPGSVFDLPVELWPRELHLENYHRVLTAVPFGRWYLNSLIVALGLTFLNLTSGAMGGYAFARFRFRGQGALFLLFLATLMIPVHVLIIPLFILMRNLGWVDTYYALILPGLFDAFAIFLMRQHFLQLPRELEEAAIVDGATPWQIYWRVALPLAAPALATLGTFTFLAGWNSFLWPLIVTNSLEMRTLTVGLAVFQGQFSTEWTVLMAGLTLGTLPPILVFLLAQRYFIQGLTLGSLKG, encoded by the coding sequence ATGAGGCTTCTCGGTAAGCTCTGGGACGGCCTGGTCTACCTCCTGCTCTGGGCGGGGGGGCTGACCATGCTCGTCCCCTTCTTCTGGATGGTGGCCACCAGCCTCAAGGCCCCGGGCTCGGTCTTTGACCTGCCCGTGGAGCTTTGGCCCAGGGAGCTCCATTTGGAGAACTACCACCGGGTCCTCACCGCCGTGCCCTTCGGCCGCTGGTATCTGAACTCCTTGATCGTGGCCCTGGGCCTCACCTTCCTCAACCTCACCAGCGGGGCCATGGGGGGCTACGCCTTCGCCCGGTTCCGCTTCCGGGGCCAGGGGGCGCTCTTTCTCCTCTTCCTGGCCACCCTGATGATCCCCGTCCACGTCCTCATCATCCCCCTCTTCATCCTCATGCGGAACCTGGGCTGGGTGGACACCTACTACGCCCTGATCCTTCCGGGCCTTTTTGACGCCTTCGCCATCTTTCTGATGCGCCAGCACTTCCTCCAGCTTCCCCGGGAGCTGGAGGAGGCGGCCATCGTGGACGGGGCCACCCCCTGGCAGATCTACTGGAGGGTGGCCCTGCCCCTGGCCGCCCCCGCCCTCGCCACCTTGGGGACCTTCACCTTTTTGGCGGGGTGGAACAGCTTCCTCTGGCCCCTTATCGTGACCAACTCCTTGGAGATGCGGACCCTCACCGTGGGGCTCGCGGTCTTCCAGGGCCAGTTCTCCACCGAGTGGACCGTCCTCATGGCCGGCCTCACCCTGGGGACTTTGCCCCCCATCCTGGTCTTCCTCCTAGCCCAGAGGTACTTCATCCAGGGCCTGACCCTGGGGAGCCTGAAGGGGTAG
- a CDS encoding sensor histidine kinase, translating into MSLRTRLALAFFLLAAGVGLASLLGGYLVFRGLVERDTAQDLAETAARVARALVLTGGGPRLAQGEPFQGSHYVFGFRLFQGEEAVLEGGFLPQEGEAWRVLRTSWEGYRLEVYLRVEEYARALRSYLQASLLLLLPLLGLSALLGYAFAGVLARPLEGLSEAVESLSALRFPPPLPPARDRELARLARGFNRMADAVRAALERERLFTRHASHELRSPLAVLRSQLEALAAGLLSPEQALPRLEEAVARMERTLEGLLALARDEKDLAPLELSGFLRAYLEPHAKTVRLEAQGPAWVLAQPALLERLLDNLLENALRHGAPPVEVRLLVRGAASGGHPGEVLLEVRDHGPGVREEDLPRLTQPFFRGSGGKGLGLGLALAEEIARRLGGGLEVENAHPGLRVRLRLPRWRDEAA; encoded by the coding sequence ATGAGCCTGAGGACCCGCCTGGCCCTGGCCTTCTTTCTCCTGGCCGCAGGAGTGGGGCTCGCCTCCCTCCTCGGGGGGTACCTGGTCTTCCGGGGCCTGGTGGAGCGGGACACGGCCCAGGACCTGGCCGAGACCGCGGCCCGGGTGGCCCGGGCCCTGGTCCTCACCGGGGGAGGGCCCCGGCTGGCCCAGGGGGAGCCCTTCCAGGGGAGCCACTACGTCTTCGGCTTCCGCCTCTTCCAGGGGGAGGAGGCGGTCTTGGAGGGGGGGTTCCTCCCCCAGGAGGGGGAGGCCTGGCGGGTCCTGCGGACCTCCTGGGAGGGGTACCGGCTGGAGGTCTACCTCCGGGTGGAGGAGTACGCCCGGGCCCTCCGGAGCTACCTCCAGGCCAGCCTTCTCCTCCTCCTGCCCCTTCTGGGCCTCTCCGCCCTTTTGGGCTACGCCTTCGCCGGGGTGCTGGCCCGCCCCCTCGAGGGCCTCTCCGAGGCGGTGGAGAGCCTGTCCGCCCTGCGCTTTCCCCCGCCTTTGCCCCCGGCCCGTGACCGGGAGCTCGCCCGCCTGGCCCGGGGGTTCAACCGGATGGCGGACGCGGTCCGGGCCGCCCTGGAGCGGGAGCGCCTCTTCACCCGGCACGCCTCCCACGAGCTGAGGAGCCCCCTGGCCGTCCTGAGGAGCCAGCTGGAGGCCTTGGCCGCGGGCCTCCTTTCCCCGGAGCAGGCCCTGCCCCGCCTGGAGGAGGCGGTGGCCCGGATGGAAAGGACCCTGGAGGGGCTTCTGGCCCTGGCCCGCGACGAGAAGGACCTGGCCCCCCTGGAGCTTTCGGGCTTCCTCCGGGCCTACCTCGAGCCCCACGCAAAGACGGTCCGCCTCGAGGCCCAGGGGCCGGCCTGGGTCCTGGCCCAGCCCGCCCTCTTGGAACGCCTCCTGGACAACCTCCTGGAAAACGCCCTCCGCCACGGGGCCCCGCCGGTGGAGGTGCGGCTTCTCGTCCGGGGGGCTGCTTCAGGGGGACACCCAGGGGAGGTCCTTCTGGAGGTGCGGGACCACGGGCCCGGGGTCCGGGAGGAGGACCTCCCCCGGCTCACCCAGCCCTTCTTCCGGGGAAGCGGGGGGAAGGGGCTGGGCCTCGGCCTGGCCCTGGCCGAGGAGATCGCCCGGCGGCTGGGAGGGGGGCTCGAGGTGGAAAACGCCCACCCGGGCCTCCGGGTGCGGCTGAGGCTTCCGAGGTGGCGGGATGAGGCGGCGTGA
- a CDS encoding response regulator transcription factor, translating to MRVLVVEDEEGILEPVLALLRRERYEAVGAKSLEEAWALLAEGEPEVVVLDVMLPEGEEAGFRFAEALRQAGYRGGILFLTARDALEDRVAGLELGGDDYLVKPFHLAELLARVRALARREAEFKGRVFQRGPLRVDLAARRVFLGEEEVRLSPKAFALLELLALNPEKTFSREELLERLFPEAQSEAVLRVYVQKLRQGLAPWVVERVPGGYRLGRP from the coding sequence GTGAGGGTCCTGGTGGTGGAGGACGAGGAGGGGATTTTGGAGCCCGTCCTGGCCCTCCTGCGCCGGGAGCGGTACGAGGCCGTGGGGGCCAAAAGCCTCGAGGAGGCCTGGGCGCTTTTGGCGGAGGGGGAGCCTGAGGTGGTGGTCCTGGACGTGATGCTTCCCGAGGGGGAGGAGGCGGGCTTCCGCTTCGCCGAGGCCCTGCGCCAGGCGGGGTACCGGGGGGGCATCCTCTTCCTCACCGCCCGGGACGCCCTGGAGGACCGGGTGGCGGGCCTCGAGCTCGGGGGGGACGACTACCTGGTCAAGCCCTTCCACCTGGCGGAGCTCCTGGCCCGGGTGCGGGCCTTGGCCCGGCGGGAGGCGGAGTTCAAGGGCCGGGTGTTCCAGAGGGGCCCCCTGCGGGTGGACCTGGCCGCCCGGCGGGTCTTCCTCGGGGAGGAGGAGGTGCGCCTCTCCCCCAAGGCCTTCGCCCTCCTGGAGCTTCTGGCCCTCAACCCCGAGAAGACCTTCTCCCGGGAGGAGCTTCTGGAAAGGCTCTTCCCGGAGGCCCAGAGCGAGGCCGTGCTGCGGGTCTACGTGCAGAAGCTAAGGCAAGGCCTCGCCCCCTGGGTGGTGGAGCGGGTGCCCGGGGGGTACCGGCTGGGGCGGCCATGA
- a CDS encoding cytochrome c3 family protein produces MRWAVLLLLGLALAGEGERYLYVRWDAEKGRAFLSDGTPLPPGSGLVPGQYVEVEGGRLKPKRQWQPPQDLVKTFHPQGAGRVVFSHERHFAALGAKGATCETCHAQLDPGKTWKSLAPTPLQEPHKPASLGRFCATCHDGRTRPQSLPGSQSPLKGAIFPAFGPKGAASCAQCHAPKDHGPDFTQGHGEVAEHGGSRTCQTCHRGADRLTPAERLQVQAFQEAQLRLIQNPEDEKAFNQVLPPNFCAYCHGLDGKAWKRKD; encoded by the coding sequence GTGAGGTGGGCGGTTCTTCTCCTCCTGGGCCTGGCGCTGGCGGGTGAGGGGGAGCGCTACCTCTACGTGCGCTGGGACGCGGAGAAGGGCCGGGCCTTCCTCTCGGACGGCACTCCCCTGCCCCCCGGGAGCGGCCTGGTCCCGGGGCAGTACGTGGAGGTGGAAGGGGGGCGGCTCAAGCCCAAGCGCCAGTGGCAGCCCCCCCAGGACCTGGTGAAGACCTTCCACCCCCAGGGGGCGGGCCGGGTGGTCTTCAGCCACGAGCGGCACTTCGCCGCCCTGGGGGCCAAGGGGGCCACCTGCGAGACCTGCCACGCCCAGCTGGACCCGGGCAAGACCTGGAAGAGCCTGGCCCCCACCCCCCTCCAGGAGCCCCACAAGCCCGCCTCCTTGGGCCGGTTCTGCGCCACCTGCCACGACGGCAGGACCCGGCCCCAGAGCCTTCCGGGAAGCCAAAGCCCCCTCAAAGGGGCCATCTTCCCCGCCTTCGGCCCCAAGGGGGCGGCCTCCTGCGCCCAGTGCCACGCCCCCAAGGACCACGGGCCCGACTTCACCCAGGGCCACGGGGAGGTGGCGGAGCACGGGGGCAGCCGGACCTGCCAGACCTGCCACCGGGGCGCGGACCGCCTCACCCCGGCCGAGCGGCTCCAGGTCCAGGCCTTCCAGGAGGCCCAGCTCCGGCTGATCCAGAACCCCGAGGACGAGAAGGCCTTCAACCAGGTCCTGCCCCCCAACTTCTGCGCCTACTGCCACGGGCTGGACGGGAAGGCTTGGAAGCGGAAAGACTGA
- a CDS encoding YceI family protein, giving the protein MRALVLTLFLGAALAAGFRITGEAAYQARAPLGAFGGVNPTLKGEVAYDPDTGALQGRVCLDLAAWDSKEPLRDRHTREMFQVDRYPQACLEPRSLDQAKGLLLGTLELHGVRKEVAWPVRYTLEGGRLRFQAEFDLLLGDYGLKAPSFMGMRVQEKVRVRVQGEGVAR; this is encoded by the coding sequence ATGCGCGCTTTGGTTCTCACCCTCTTCCTCGGCGCGGCCCTGGCCGCAGGGTTCCGGATCACCGGCGAGGCCGCCTACCAGGCCCGGGCCCCCCTGGGGGCCTTCGGGGGGGTCAACCCCACCCTGAAGGGGGAGGTGGCCTACGACCCGGACACGGGGGCCCTCCAGGGCCGGGTCTGCCTGGACCTGGCGGCCTGGGACTCCAAGGAGCCCCTGCGGGACCGGCACACCCGGGAGATGTTCCAGGTGGACCGCTACCCCCAGGCCTGCCTGGAGCCCCGGTCCCTGGACCAGGCCAAGGGCCTGCTCCTGGGGACCCTCGAGCTGCACGGGGTGCGGAAGGAGGTGGCCTGGCCGGTGCGCTACACCCTCGAGGGAGGCCGCCTCCGTTTCCAGGCGGAGTTTGACCTCCTCCTCGGCGACTACGGCCTGAAGGCCCCGAGCTTCATGGGCATGCGGGTCCAAGAAAAGGTGCGGGTGCGGGTCCAGGGGGAGGGGGTGGCCCGGTGA
- a CDS encoding DUF5666 domain-containing protein, giving the protein MRWTLLLVGLLLAACQTAQPPQAGSGVAVLGVLGGTPDRPTLAGKPLDLSGATVTKDGEAWTGDLLPGMVVRAEGQEGASSLKVERLEVQVKLKGPVEAVDVNAGTLTVLGQTVFTDAGTQIYEKAGGAYRTLLLTDLSPGDFVEVQGTSAQGGLLATYIERYPTGGEVRLEGAVQNLDPAGKTFQLSGYTVDYSRARVEGTPQEGAWAEVRGTLSGTTLQASRVSFKTAGGSGFGASRRVELEGPISDLNEAQKTFRLLGYTVDYAQAVVVGQLAEGVYVEAKGQVDAQDPGLFHAQQVKVKYPRTRAPKAEAKGQVTAVDPDRLTLDLGSLGFYADANTLLKRDDPDGPIAFAEIQVGDFVEVRYDPALTQEGRFYALKVEVKGRSGGQGGIQEWKGTVSQVDRTAYTFVLLGNTVATTPSTRFEWHDQPYDQAGFFALLQEGDVVEVKGSNSGGVVQASKVELKRR; this is encoded by the coding sequence ATGAGGTGGACGTTGCTTCTCGTCGGGCTCCTTTTGGCCGCCTGCCAGACGGCCCAGCCTCCCCAGGCGGGGAGCGGGGTGGCGGTCCTGGGCGTCCTCGGGGGGACGCCGGACCGGCCCACCCTGGCGGGCAAGCCCCTGGACCTGTCCGGGGCCACAGTGACCAAGGACGGGGAGGCCTGGACGGGGGACCTGCTGCCCGGGATGGTGGTCCGGGCCGAGGGACAGGAGGGGGCCTCGAGCCTGAAGGTGGAGCGCCTCGAGGTCCAGGTGAAGCTCAAGGGGCCGGTGGAGGCCGTGGACGTGAATGCGGGCACCCTCACCGTTTTGGGCCAGACCGTCTTTACCGACGCGGGCACCCAGATCTACGAGAAGGCGGGCGGGGCCTACCGGACCCTTCTCCTCACGGACCTTTCCCCAGGGGACTTCGTGGAGGTCCAGGGCACATCCGCCCAGGGCGGGCTCCTGGCCACCTACATTGAGCGCTACCCCACGGGCGGCGAGGTGAGGCTGGAAGGCGCGGTCCAGAACCTTGACCCTGCGGGCAAGACCTTCCAGCTTTCCGGGTACACGGTGGACTACAGCCGGGCCAGGGTGGAGGGCACGCCCCAGGAGGGGGCCTGGGCGGAGGTGCGGGGCACCCTCTCGGGGACTACGCTCCAGGCCAGCCGGGTGTCCTTCAAGACCGCCGGGGGAAGCGGCTTTGGCGCCTCGAGGCGGGTGGAGCTGGAAGGCCCCATCTCCGATCTGAACGAGGCGCAAAAGACCTTCCGGCTCTTGGGCTACACCGTGGACTACGCCCAGGCGGTCGTGGTGGGCCAGCTCGCCGAGGGGGTCTACGTGGAGGCCAAGGGCCAGGTGGACGCCCAGGACCCCGGCCTCTTCCACGCCCAGCAGGTCAAGGTGAAGTACCCCCGGACCCGGGCCCCCAAGGCCGAGGCCAAGGGCCAGGTGACGGCGGTGGACCCTGACCGGTTGACCCTGGACCTGGGCTCCCTGGGCTTCTACGCGGACGCGAACACCCTGCTCAAGCGGGACGACCCCGACGGCCCCATCGCCTTCGCCGAGATCCAGGTGGGGGACTTCGTGGAGGTGAGGTACGACCCGGCCCTCACCCAGGAAGGCCGCTTCTACGCCCTGAAGGTCGAGGTCAAGGGGCGCTCGGGCGGTCAGGGGGGCATCCAGGAGTGGAAGGGGACCGTGAGCCAGGTGGACCGCACCGCCTACACCTTCGTCCTGCTCGGAAACACCGTCGCCACCACCCCAAGCACCCGCTTTGAGTGGCACGACCAGCCCTACGACCAGGCGGGCTTCTTCGCCCTCCTCCAGGAGGGGGACGTGGTAGAGGTCAAAGGAAGCAACTCGGGCGGGGTGGTCCAGGCGAGCAAGGTGGAGCTGAAGCGGCGCTGA